Proteins found in one Ovis aries strain OAR_USU_Benz2616 breed Rambouillet chromosome 19, ARS-UI_Ramb_v3.0, whole genome shotgun sequence genomic segment:
- the LRTM1 gene encoding leucine-rich repeat and transmembrane domain-containing protein 1 isoform X1 — protein sequence MEGELFLLSSMIFLLPVVCGCPERCRCHSPSNSVDCSRQGLAEIPSDLPPQTQTLHLQDNHIHQLPNSAFKSVPQLTTLNLYNNSLSNLTPGVFHGLQHLRVLNLTQNSLHSLESRLFHSLPQLRELDLSSNNISHLPASLGEPWENLTVLAIQQNRLRQLDRALLESMPRMKHLFLKDNLWKCNCHLLSLKLWLETFVYKGGITDSVICVSPDTWKGKDLLEIPHELYHPCPFPSLHLQSSQVPQLGAAPRAVPRLSDSHSRGERDHRECEVKPKPRPANLRHAVATIVITGVVCGIVCLMMLAAAIYGCTYAAITAQYHGGRLAQTNEPTKTEGKELFDSSLA from the exons ATGGAAG GTGAACTGTTCCTGCTTTCCAGTATGATTTTCCTGCTCCCGGTGGTGTGCGGCTGCCCAGAGAGATGCCGCTGTCACTCACCTTCAAATTCTGTAGACTGCAGCCGGCAGGGTCTGGCTGAAATCCCTTCCGATCTGCCTCCTCAGACTCAAACGCTGCACTTACAAGATAACCACATCCACCAGCTTCCGAATTCTGCATTTAAATCAGTGCCACAGCTCACAACCTTGAACTTGTACAACAATTCTCTTTCAAATCTGACCCCCGGAGTtttccatggacttcagcacttGCGGGTCTTAAACCTAACTCAGAACTCCCTGCATTCCCTGGAAAGCAGACTATTCCATTCTCTCCCACAGCTGAGGGAGCTCGATTTGTCATCAAACAATATAAGTCACCTTCCTGCATCCCTAGGTGAGCCTTGGGAGAACCTGACCGTTCTTGCGATCCAGCAAAACCGGCTTCGGCAGCTTGATCGAGCCCTCCTAGAATCCATGCCCAGAATGaagcatttatttctcaaagaCAACCTCTGGAAATGCAACTGTCACTTGCTCAGTCTTAAACTCTGGCTGGAAACATTTGTCTATAAAG gGGGAATAACCGACAGCGTCATCTGTGTGTCACCAGACACTTGGAAGGGAAAGGACCTCCTTGAAATCCCTCACGAGCTGTACCACCCCTgcccttttccttctctacaccTGCAGTCTTCACAGGTACCGCAGCTAGGTGCTGCCCCCCGGGCTGTCCCCAGGCTCTCCGACAGCCACAGCAGAGGGGAGCGAGACCACCGGGAGTGTGAGGTCAAACCCAAGCCAAGGCCAGCCAATCTGCGCCACGCCGTGGCCACCATCGTCATAACAGGGGTGGTGTGTGGGATTGTGTGTCTCATGATGCTGGCGGCCGCCATCTACGGCTGCACCTATGCAGCTATCACAGCCCAGTACCATGGGGGACGCTTGGCTCAAACGAATGAGCCCAcgaagacagaaggaaaagagcTGTTTGACAGCTCACTGGCCTGA
- the LRTM1 gene encoding leucine-rich repeat and transmembrane domain-containing protein 1 isoform X2, giving the protein MEGELFLLSSMIFLLPVVCGCPERCRCHSPSNSVDCSRQGLAEIPSDLPPQTQTLHLQDNHIHQLPNSAFKSVPQLTTLNLYNNSLSNLTPGVFHGLQHLRVLNLTQNSLHSLESRLFHSLPQLRELDLSSNNISHLPASLGEPWENLTVLAIQQNRLRQLDRALLESMPRMKHLFLKDNLWKCNCHLLSLKLWLETFVYKGGITDSVICVSPDTWKGKDLLEIPHELYHPCPFPSLHLQSSQGIPMDLTLRKCSSSDGKTILVRREANE; this is encoded by the exons ATGGAAG GTGAACTGTTCCTGCTTTCCAGTATGATTTTCCTGCTCCCGGTGGTGTGCGGCTGCCCAGAGAGATGCCGCTGTCACTCACCTTCAAATTCTGTAGACTGCAGCCGGCAGGGTCTGGCTGAAATCCCTTCCGATCTGCCTCCTCAGACTCAAACGCTGCACTTACAAGATAACCACATCCACCAGCTTCCGAATTCTGCATTTAAATCAGTGCCACAGCTCACAACCTTGAACTTGTACAACAATTCTCTTTCAAATCTGACCCCCGGAGTtttccatggacttcagcacttGCGGGTCTTAAACCTAACTCAGAACTCCCTGCATTCCCTGGAAAGCAGACTATTCCATTCTCTCCCACAGCTGAGGGAGCTCGATTTGTCATCAAACAATATAAGTCACCTTCCTGCATCCCTAGGTGAGCCTTGGGAGAACCTGACCGTTCTTGCGATCCAGCAAAACCGGCTTCGGCAGCTTGATCGAGCCCTCCTAGAATCCATGCCCAGAATGaagcatttatttctcaaagaCAACCTCTGGAAATGCAACTGTCACTTGCTCAGTCTTAAACTCTGGCTGGAAACATTTGTCTATAAAG gGGGAATAACCGACAGCGTCATCTGTGTGTCACCAGACACTTGGAAGGGAAAGGACCTCCTTGAAATCCCTCACGAGCTGTACCACCCCTgcccttttccttctctacaccTGCAGTCTTCACAG